The following coding sequences are from one Paenibacillus stellifer window:
- a CDS encoding DUF1819 family protein codes for MVVVNMPYNGSLTAEQFLFYEMRIVSKKYLEGTTIDEIIEYIKRDNLFQYPTEREVPRLARACQRRIVALSNDKLVYELANASVEVAKQINLYAMMRYNRLVREFMTDLIGEKYRQQDFSYTRKDINVFFSHLQEQNDDVAAWSEQTVRKLKQVLTKCLIETEMLDSVRDTTLNPIFISEELESGIRDNIDLTALAAFNCFR; via the coding sequence ATGGTGGTTGTAAATATGCCGTACAACGGCAGCCTGACTGCCGAGCAGTTCCTTTTCTACGAAATGAGAATTGTTTCTAAGAAATACCTTGAAGGAACAACTATTGACGAAATAATTGAATATATAAAACGGGATAACCTGTTCCAGTACCCGACTGAGCGGGAGGTACCCAGACTAGCTCGGGCCTGTCAAAGAAGAATTGTCGCCCTTAGCAATGATAAATTGGTCTACGAACTGGCAAACGCATCCGTCGAGGTAGCAAAGCAAATAAATCTCTATGCGATGATGCGATACAATCGTCTGGTCCGGGAGTTTATGACCGATCTCATCGGCGAGAAGTACCGTCAGCAGGACTTCTCTTACACTCGAAAGGATATCAACGTTTTTTTCTCCCATTTGCAGGAACAGAACGACGACGTTGCGGCTTGGAGCGAGCAAACGGTAAGAAAACTGAAACAGGTACTGACTAAGTGTCTGATTGAAACGGAGATGCTCGATAGCGTAAGGGATACCACACTGAATCCAATTTTCATCAGTGAAGAATTGGAATCGGGCATCCGCGATAATATTGATTTGACCGCGCTTGCCGCATTTAACTGTTTCAGGTAG
- a CDS encoding helix-turn-helix domain-containing protein: MLNETEKWSSLEEIAEHLGVSKDTIRSWIKKDVIPHRRIGKLFKFRISEVDTWVDSGKSAKIK; this comes from the coding sequence ATGTTGAACGAAACTGAAAAATGGTCAAGTCTTGAAGAGATAGCTGAACATCTCGGTGTGAGTAAGGATACTATTCGCAGCTGGATTAAGAAAGACGTCATCCCGCACCGTCGGATTGGTAAGCTGTTCAAATTCAGGATCTCGGAAGTGGATACTTGGGTAGACAGCGGCAAGAGTGCCAAGATTAAATAA
- a CDS encoding DUF1788 domain-containing protein — MADIKQELDRIKARIADSNFLANKGLSNEVGIHVFTYAPQHELIVRNYIERLVNTLSDDFRVIERDMYKILLEILEEKRVLGSVSGLEEKKGKDYLLAQLQKVATQEAFLAKMKYEPHERGDVLFLTGIGKVYPFMRSHKMLDSMQQVFSDIPIVMFYPGEFNGQSLILFEKFLDGNYYRAFNLL; from the coding sequence ATGGCTGACATTAAACAAGAATTGGATAGAATCAAAGCGCGAATCGCAGATAGCAATTTCCTTGCTAACAAGGGGTTATCGAACGAGGTTGGGATACATGTATTTACATATGCACCGCAGCATGAATTAATCGTTCGGAATTACATTGAACGGCTTGTCAACACTTTGTCCGATGATTTTCGCGTCATTGAAAGAGATATGTACAAGATTCTGCTTGAAATATTGGAGGAGAAGCGTGTGCTTGGCAGCGTTTCGGGACTTGAAGAAAAAAAAGGGAAGGACTATCTCCTTGCTCAGTTACAAAAGGTCGCAACGCAGGAGGCATTCCTAGCGAAGATGAAATATGAGCCCCACGAGCGCGGTGATGTGCTGTTTTTAACGGGCATTGGCAAAGTGTATCCCTTTATGAGGTCACATAAAATGCTTGACAGTATGCAGCAAGTATTCTCGGATATACCCATTGTGATGTTCTATCCAGGAGAATTTAACGGACAAAGCTTAATCCTGTTCGAGAAGTTCCTTGACGGAAACTATTACCGGGCATTTAATCTACTTTAA